From a single Lewinella sp. LCG006 genomic region:
- a CDS encoding YkgJ family cysteine cluster protein, which yields MKAKNLAEILPDIKALAKQERKANRKYFARIGKRPPRELDATVSELHEEVFKEMDCLACANCCKTTSPIFRDVDIERVARHLGIRPAELVDQHLHLDEEGDYVLNFSPCPFLGDDNYCSIYEARPRACREYPHTDRKNFHQILDLTLKNTSVCPATFRIVQRLREVLPG from the coding sequence ATGAAAGCGAAAAATCTCGCCGAAATTTTACCGGATATCAAAGCCTTGGCCAAGCAGGAACGCAAAGCTAACCGTAAATACTTCGCACGTATCGGCAAACGCCCACCGCGAGAGCTTGATGCTACTGTGAGCGAACTCCACGAAGAAGTATTCAAGGAAATGGATTGCCTGGCTTGCGCCAACTGTTGCAAAACGACCAGCCCCATCTTTCGCGATGTGGACATCGAGCGTGTAGCCCGCCATCTGGGCATTCGCCCGGCCGAACTGGTAGACCAGCACCTGCACCTGGATGAAGAAGGCGATTATGTGTTGAACTTCTCGCCTTGCCCTTTTCTGGGCGACGATAATTATTGCAGCATCTACGAAGCTCGCCCCCGCGCTTGCCGCGAATATCCCCACACCGACCGCAAGAACTTCCACCAAATCCTGGATCTGACCTTAAAGAACACCAGTGTTTGCCCCGCTACGTTTCGGATCGTGCAGCGGTTGCGGGAGGTGTTGCCGGGGTAG
- a CDS encoding TlpA family protein disulfide reductase codes for MKYLMTTMLLSLFACLCWQCSAADTSASQSTETMIAENGNFTIKVAGLGAGSVRLVGMLNDQQFLADEATTDANGSVTFTKDEPYRQGIYFILLPNNANFQLIIAEDQTFTLSTQMNDLVGSMQVEGSVDNQLLYDNLRYEANYQQAYNPLSQQLKTLTEGSAEYKAVEKQRQQLVADRKNYLDKVFAEHPNAFFVKFKKAGQNPELRRDLPNDAQVTAYRMEFWDGVDLADERLMNTPVIFNKLKRYFEELTPQQPDSIILSLERLVERLPSLENSEYYKYFVNYVALNYEPTKTTLMDSEAVFVHMVQNHFTYERAFWSDSTNIYALQLRADEMAHSLVGQPGPNVKAPDEKGQLRSVYELKAPYIVVYLYNPDCEHCQEQSPVLVDLYRNWQQQTPPLVDVYAIAIDTEDALWKDYIAKTGMRWTNVFDPSNRAIYKTYFVNVTPEVYVLGPDRKIIAKNLNVSQINEVIERDQRKRE; via the coding sequence ATGAAATACCTGATGACCACAATGCTATTGAGTCTTTTTGCCTGCCTTTGTTGGCAATGCAGTGCTGCGGATACCTCGGCTAGCCAGTCGACGGAAACGATGATCGCTGAAAATGGCAATTTTACCATTAAGGTTGCGGGCCTCGGTGCTGGATCGGTGCGCTTGGTAGGAATGCTCAACGACCAGCAATTTCTAGCCGATGAAGCAACGACTGATGCAAATGGGAGCGTAACTTTTACAAAGGACGAACCCTATCGCCAGGGCATATATTTTATTTTGTTGCCTAATAATGCCAATTTTCAGCTGATCATTGCAGAAGATCAAACGTTCACTTTATCCACCCAGATGAATGATCTGGTGGGGAGTATGCAGGTAGAAGGCAGTGTAGACAATCAATTGCTGTACGATAATCTTCGTTATGAGGCCAATTACCAGCAGGCTTACAACCCCTTGTCACAACAACTGAAAACACTCACAGAAGGAAGTGCGGAATACAAAGCCGTGGAAAAACAACGCCAACAATTGGTAGCCGACCGAAAAAACTACCTGGATAAGGTGTTTGCAGAGCATCCTAATGCTTTCTTCGTGAAATTTAAGAAAGCTGGCCAAAATCCTGAACTCCGTCGCGACTTACCCAATGACGCACAGGTGACGGCCTATCGGATGGAATTTTGGGACGGTGTTGATCTTGCTGATGAACGCCTGATGAATACGCCTGTGATCTTTAATAAGCTCAAGCGTTATTTTGAAGAACTCACGCCGCAGCAACCGGACTCCATTATTCTTTCGTTAGAGCGGCTGGTGGAGCGCCTGCCAAGTTTAGAAAACTCGGAGTATTACAAATATTTTGTGAACTACGTAGCCCTGAATTATGAGCCGACCAAGACGACGCTTATGGATTCAGAAGCTGTATTTGTACACATGGTGCAAAACCACTTTACCTACGAAAGAGCTTTTTGGTCGGATTCCACCAATATCTATGCGCTGCAATTACGTGCGGACGAGATGGCTCACAGTTTGGTCGGCCAGCCTGGCCCGAATGTAAAAGCACCAGACGAGAAAGGTCAGCTGCGTTCTGTTTATGAACTCAAAGCACCTTACATCGTGGTGTATCTCTACAATCCTGACTGTGAACATTGCCAGGAACAGTCTCCGGTATTGGTTGATTTGTACCGCAATTGGCAACAACAGACACCCCCATTGGTGGATGTCTACGCAATTGCTATTGATACCGAAGATGCTTTGTGGAAAGACTATATTGCAAAAACGGGAATGCGTTGGACCAATGTTTTTGACCCCTCCAATCGTGCTATCTATAAAACCTATTTTGTGAATGTCACCCCAGAGGTTTATGTATTAGGGCCAGACCGGAAGATTATTGCTAAAAATCTGAACGTCAGTCAGATCAATGAGGTGATTGAGCGTGATCAGCGTAAGCGGGAGTAG
- a CDS encoding L-threonylcarbamoyladenylate synthase, protein MITTNLATAKQALIANEIIAIPTETVYGLAGNAYSETAIKKIFELKQRPFYNPLIVHVKSAAFLSQVATDIPAAAEKMAKNFWPGPLTLILKKQPNIPDLVTAGKETVAVRVPNHPTTLNLLAQLDFPLAAPSANPFGAISPTTAEHVDNYFKNTLSVVLDGGRCEKGVESTIIGFEDDQPILFRHGAISVEEIEKVIGKVRVRTSGNDTDVSAPGMLSRHYSPATNTHLTDNVGEYIKMFQHQKIGLLLFKDTITDNSIAHQEVLSPAGDLAEAAKELYAALHRLDKLDLDVIIAERFPDNGLGKTINDRLQRAVESE, encoded by the coding sequence TTGATAACAACAAATCTAGCCACAGCAAAGCAAGCATTAATAGCAAATGAAATTATTGCCATTCCTACGGAAACCGTATATGGTCTAGCTGGTAACGCCTACAGTGAAACGGCGATAAAAAAGATCTTTGAGTTAAAACAACGCCCATTCTACAATCCTCTGATTGTACACGTTAAATCTGCCGCATTTTTATCACAGGTTGCAACCGACATTCCTGCTGCCGCAGAAAAGATGGCGAAAAACTTTTGGCCAGGTCCATTGACCTTAATTCTTAAAAAGCAGCCTAATATTCCTGACCTGGTCACTGCTGGAAAAGAAACCGTTGCCGTAAGGGTACCCAACCATCCTACGACCTTAAACCTTTTAGCACAACTGGATTTTCCGCTAGCGGCACCAAGTGCAAATCCTTTTGGTGCGATCAGCCCTACTACCGCCGAACACGTTGATAACTATTTTAAAAATACCTTAAGCGTTGTTTTAGATGGCGGCAGATGCGAAAAGGGGGTGGAGTCAACGATCATCGGTTTCGAAGATGATCAACCTATATTGTTCCGACACGGAGCCATTTCTGTGGAAGAAATTGAGAAAGTAATCGGAAAAGTGCGAGTAAGAACAAGTGGGAACGATACGGATGTGAGTGCCCCTGGCATGCTTTCCCGGCATTATTCCCCAGCTACAAATACGCATCTAACTGACAATGTCGGTGAATATATTAAGATGTTTCAACATCAAAAAATAGGCTTATTACTTTTTAAGGATACCATCACAGATAACAGTATTGCCCATCAAGAAGTACTTTCTCCTGCGGGGGATTTAGCAGAAGCTGCAAAAGAATTATATGCCGCTTTGCACCGATTGGATAAACTGGACTTGGATGTGATCATCGCCGAGCGCTTTCCGGATAATGGACTCGGAAAAACCATCAATGATAGACTGCAAAGGGCGGTTGAATCAGAATAA
- a CDS encoding HAD family hydrolase has protein sequence MKKVTCVLFDMDGVIIDSELLHKKAYYETFDALGVEVSEELYKTFTGSSTINAFQRLVAHFNLEEDPEELVLQKRKRYVDFFENDPKLHLVNGVEAIIKYFYHKGLTLVLASSSAMENIDRVFNRFDLHQYFTAKISGADLKASKPHPEIFEKAAMLGRTPKENCIVIEDSDNGIQAAKTAGIFVFGYRNPMAADQTLENADVVITDFSELKKYV, from the coding sequence ATGAAAAAAGTAACCTGTGTATTGTTTGACATGGACGGCGTCATTATCGATTCTGAATTGCTTCATAAGAAAGCTTATTACGAGACTTTCGATGCTTTAGGGGTAGAGGTGTCAGAGGAGTTGTACAAAACTTTTACGGGGTCTTCGACGATAAATGCTTTTCAGCGATTGGTTGCGCATTTTAATTTAGAGGAAGATCCCGAAGAATTGGTTTTGCAAAAGCGTAAACGCTATGTTGATTTCTTTGAGAACGATCCAAAGCTGCATTTGGTAAATGGGGTCGAAGCTATTATCAAGTATTTCTATCATAAGGGGCTCACTTTGGTGCTGGCTTCTTCTTCTGCGATGGAGAATATAGACCGGGTGTTTAACCGATTTGATCTGCATCAATATTTTACGGCCAAGATCAGTGGCGCAGATTTAAAGGCATCCAAGCCGCATCCGGAAATCTTTGAAAAAGCGGCCATGCTAGGACGCACTCCTAAAGAAAACTGCATCGTTATCGAAGATTCGGACAACGGAATACAAGCTGCTAAAACTGCCGGCATTTTTGTTTTTGGTTACAGGAACCCAATGGCTGCAGATCAAACGCTAGAAAATGCAGATGTGGTCATTACTGACTTTAGTGAACTGAAGAAGTATGTTTGA
- a CDS encoding CvpA family protein, giving the protein MIIDVICAIIALYGFWVGYSRGIIKTVLTTISILFGAMAAFKFSPTVSSMLQEWFDGPGSIMLPAAFLLTLILTLVLFRMLANGLENMLEAVNINFINQMMGGGVSMFFFIFLYSVLVSFADNSRLIDPDTKEDSVTYNMLQPIPEYAWTAGKHIWPVFQEFYQHALDVMDQIDSSVERQENDKFFDLEEDEEDTPRRY; this is encoded by the coding sequence ATGATCATTGACGTTATTTGTGCGATTATCGCGCTGTACGGTTTCTGGGTAGGTTATTCGCGGGGGATCATCAAGACGGTGCTTACCACCATCTCTATTCTTTTTGGGGCCATGGCTGCTTTCAAGTTCAGCCCCACGGTTTCATCCATGCTGCAAGAATGGTTTGATGGCCCGGGATCAATCATGTTGCCAGCGGCCTTTCTGCTTACCCTCATCCTCACCTTGGTCTTGTTCCGGATGTTGGCCAATGGCCTGGAAAACATGTTGGAAGCTGTCAACATCAACTTTATCAACCAAATGATGGGAGGAGGTGTCTCCATGTTTTTCTTCATCTTCCTCTATAGCGTCCTCGTCTCTTTTGCCGATAATTCCCGCTTGATCGACCCCGACACCAAGGAGGACTCCGTCACCTACAATATGCTCCAACCCATTCCCGAATACGCCTGGACTGCTGGAAAGCATATCTGGCCCGTCTTCCAGGAATTTTACCAGCACGCGCTTGATGTAATGGATCAAATCGACAGTTCTGTAGAACGCCAGGAGAACGATAAATTCTTTGATCTCGAGGAGGATGAGGAGGATACGCCGAGGAGGTATTAA
- a CDS encoding amidase produces MKKCYSRIVPTSLLLTLLVLFSCTTGGQVAENQAATLELEEITIADIQAAYAAGTYSVQELTQAYLDRIAAIDDAGPMLNSVIVVNPDALSIAAELDAELAAGKSRGPMHGIPVILKDNIDTHDKMPTTAGSRALANSYPLQDSYLAKQLRQAGAIIIGKANLSEWANFRGEMSSSGWSGVGGQTKNPYVLTRNPCGSSSGSGASVSANLAVLAVGTETNGSIVCPSHANGVVGIKPTVGLISRSGVIPISFTQDTPGPMARTVRDAAIGLGAMVGIDPADSKTLASENKTYKDYTQFLNADGLKGKRIGIYTQPLGANFKVDTLFAQAVAFIKSQGAETVEIEEIAPRQAGGLSFEIMLFEYKDGLNKYFASLGPDAPIKTVEELIAFNKQDEVELEYYNQQYLEMAQAKEDLTSTAYQEALAEMLRLSQQEGLDKVMEENKLDAIIAPTGSPAWTTDWINGDHFQLGSSSPAARAGYPNITVPMGFVGELPVGMSIFGQAWTEPLLLEIAYAFEQGTKHRRAPKFLEKD; encoded by the coding sequence ATGAAAAAGTGCTACAGTCGTATTGTCCCTACTTCGCTGCTACTCACCTTATTGGTATTGTTTTCTTGTACGACAGGCGGACAAGTTGCAGAAAACCAAGCTGCTACGCTCGAACTTGAAGAAATTACCATCGCCGATATCCAGGCGGCTTATGCTGCGGGGACTTATAGCGTTCAAGAACTTACCCAGGCTTACCTCGACCGGATTGCTGCCATTGATGACGCAGGGCCGATGTTGAACTCGGTGATTGTGGTTAATCCAGATGCCCTGTCGATTGCTGCTGAACTGGATGCAGAACTAGCCGCCGGGAAATCCCGAGGGCCAATGCACGGAATTCCTGTGATCCTGAAAGACAATATTGATACCCACGACAAAATGCCAACCACGGCGGGCTCCAGGGCTTTGGCCAATTCTTACCCCTTACAAGACAGTTACCTGGCCAAACAATTACGTCAGGCTGGCGCCATCATTATAGGAAAGGCCAACCTGAGTGAATGGGCTAATTTTCGCGGTGAAATGTCTTCCAGTGGTTGGAGTGGTGTTGGTGGGCAAACCAAAAATCCCTACGTGCTTACGCGCAATCCTTGTGGATCATCTTCAGGCTCAGGCGCTTCGGTGTCGGCTAACCTGGCAGTTTTGGCAGTAGGTACGGAGACCAATGGTTCTATTGTTTGTCCTTCTCATGCGAATGGCGTAGTGGGCATCAAACCTACCGTTGGGCTGATCAGCCGTAGTGGTGTCATTCCTATTTCTTTCACCCAGGATACGCCTGGCCCAATGGCCCGGACAGTACGTGATGCAGCTATCGGACTGGGGGCCATGGTCGGTATTGACCCCGCCGACAGCAAGACGCTTGCCAGCGAAAACAAAACCTACAAGGATTATACCCAGTTTCTCAATGCTGATGGACTAAAAGGGAAGCGCATCGGTATTTATACCCAGCCGTTAGGGGCCAATTTTAAAGTAGATACGCTTTTTGCACAAGCCGTAGCATTCATCAAATCGCAAGGTGCAGAAACAGTAGAAATCGAAGAGATCGCTCCACGACAGGCAGGTGGATTGTCATTTGAGATCATGCTCTTTGAGTACAAAGATGGTCTCAATAAATATTTTGCCAGCTTGGGCCCCGATGCACCCATAAAAACGGTGGAAGAACTTATTGCTTTCAACAAGCAAGATGAAGTTGAGTTGGAGTATTACAACCAACAATACCTGGAAATGGCACAGGCAAAAGAAGACCTCACTTCCACGGCTTATCAGGAAGCACTAGCCGAAATGCTTCGCCTAAGTCAGCAGGAAGGTCTTGATAAAGTGATGGAGGAAAACAAGCTGGATGCCATCATCGCTCCCACGGGCAGCCCTGCCTGGACGACGGACTGGATCAATGGCGATCACTTTCAGTTGGGGAGCTCTTCTCCGGCAGCCCGCGCAGGATACCCCAATATCACCGTACCCATGGGCTTTGTGGGAGAACTCCCCGTAGGCATGTCCATCTTCGGGCAAGCCTGGACAGAGCCACTGCTATTGGAAATTGCCTACGCCTTCGAGCAAGGAACCAAGCATCGGAGGGCACCCAAGTTTTTGGAAAAAGATTAA
- a CDS encoding SPFH domain-containing protein, whose translation MKTIKIFSLTLLIVGFLSSCVVIRPGEVGVRQRLGRINDQSLNEGPRSYNPFTSTIITLPTRTVNLEIRSNLPSKEGLTISSEISILYRIIPKEAPSILREIGRSYEQEIILPVFRSASADVTARFLAKDMHSGERSIIENQIRERMSEILQAKGIIVENVLLKSIQLPQGLARSIEEKLQAEQDAQRMEFVKQQEQADAERRTIKAEGDRNAAIIQADAERQQMEIRAAGQANAILLEANAQAEANQKLAEALEPQILQYRAIEAFYRMSTSDNTKVIITSSESPFLGIPAELVNKNN comes from the coding sequence ATGAAAACAATCAAAATTTTTTCTCTAACACTTTTAATCGTTGGGTTTTTATCAAGTTGTGTGGTAATCCGCCCAGGAGAAGTAGGCGTACGCCAGCGTTTGGGGCGGATCAACGACCAGTCGTTGAATGAAGGGCCTCGTTCTTACAACCCCTTCACCAGTACCATCATAACCTTACCTACCCGCACGGTTAACCTGGAAATCAGATCCAATCTCCCTTCCAAGGAAGGGCTGACGATCAGTTCTGAAATTTCTATTCTCTACCGAATTATCCCCAAGGAGGCTCCTAGTATCTTACGGGAAATTGGTCGTAGTTATGAGCAAGAGATCATCCTTCCTGTTTTTCGTTCTGCTTCTGCTGATGTGACTGCCCGATTCCTGGCCAAGGATATGCACTCGGGAGAGCGTTCCATCATTGAGAATCAGATCAGGGAACGGATGTCTGAAATACTTCAGGCCAAAGGAATTATTGTAGAAAATGTGTTGCTCAAGAGCATCCAGTTGCCTCAGGGTTTGGCCCGTTCAATTGAAGAAAAACTCCAGGCAGAGCAGGATGCTCAACGTATGGAATTTGTGAAACAGCAAGAGCAGGCCGATGCCGAACGGCGCACCATCAAAGCGGAAGGTGACCGTAACGCAGCTATCATTCAGGCCGATGCCGAGCGACAGCAAATGGAAATTCGGGCTGCTGGCCAAGCCAATGCCATCCTTCTGGAAGCCAATGCACAGGCAGAGGCCAACCAAAAACTAGCGGAAGCATTGGAACCACAGATTTTGCAATACCGTGCCATCGAAGCCTTCTACCGAATGTCTACCAGTGATAATACCAAGGTCATTATCACCAGCAGTGAATCTCCTTTCCTGGGTATTCCTGCAGAGCTGGTCAATAAAAATAATTAG
- a CDS encoding alkene reductase, whose protein sequence is MSKKIFEKYQLGNIELANRIVMAPMTRSRATDNIPNALMAAYYTQRAGAGLIITEGTSPSPNGLGYPRIPGAYSAAQTEGWRGVTQAVHAAGGKIFLQIMHTGRVSHPLNMPAGSEVLAPSAIGLTDSEMYTDPKGNQPFPQPKEMTAEDIKTAIQEYVTTAKNAIDAGFDGVELHAANGYLLEQFINPGSNQRTDKYGGSIENRIRFVIEVAEQVVAAIGKDKTAIRVSPYGAFNEMGLYDELDETYALLAEKLNDLGLVYLHLVDHSSMGAPEVPDRIKEILRTKFERTFILSGGYTKERAENDLQAGKGDLVAMGRPWIANPDLVERFQEEAPLAEPDYDSFYTPGAKGYTDYPALENAMK, encoded by the coding sequence ATGTCAAAGAAAATCTTCGAAAAATACCAATTAGGGAACATTGAACTTGCTAACCGTATCGTCATGGCTCCGATGACCCGAAGCCGCGCTACGGACAACATCCCTAATGCACTCATGGCAGCTTACTATACACAAAGGGCAGGTGCTGGCCTAATCATTACCGAGGGCACATCGCCTTCTCCCAATGGTTTAGGTTATCCACGTATACCAGGAGCATACAGTGCGGCACAAACGGAAGGCTGGCGAGGTGTCACTCAGGCGGTACACGCTGCCGGTGGGAAAATTTTCTTACAGATCATGCACACTGGCCGGGTATCTCATCCACTGAATATGCCTGCTGGCAGTGAGGTTTTGGCACCTTCAGCCATTGGCTTGACGGATAGTGAAATGTATACCGACCCGAAAGGGAATCAACCCTTTCCTCAGCCCAAGGAGATGACTGCTGAGGACATAAAAACGGCTATACAGGAGTACGTTACGACCGCAAAAAATGCGATTGATGCTGGCTTTGACGGTGTAGAGTTACACGCGGCAAATGGCTATTTACTTGAGCAATTTATCAATCCTGGTTCGAATCAGCGTACCGACAAGTATGGTGGAAGCATTGAAAATCGAATTCGTTTTGTTATTGAAGTAGCGGAACAAGTCGTAGCAGCCATTGGAAAAGACAAGACCGCTATTCGCGTTTCACCCTATGGTGCCTTCAATGAAATGGGGCTGTATGATGAACTGGACGAGACTTACGCTTTACTTGCCGAAAAACTGAATGACCTGGGCTTGGTGTATCTCCATTTAGTTGACCATAGCTCAATGGGCGCACCAGAGGTTCCTGATCGAATCAAGGAGATCCTGCGAACCAAATTTGAGCGAACCTTTATCCTTAGTGGAGGTTATACTAAAGAGCGTGCCGAGAATGACTTGCAGGCAGGAAAAGGTGACCTGGTGGCGATGGGTCGCCCCTGGATTGCTAACCCTGACTTGGTGGAGCGCTTCCAGGAAGAGGCTCCACTCGCAGAGCCTGACTATGATTCCTTCTATACGCCCGGAGCCAAAGGTTATACCGATTACCCGGCCTTGGAGAACGCAATGAAATAA
- a CDS encoding D-2-hydroxyacid dehydrogenase, translated as MIKILANDGIHPDGKTLLEEANYQVDTDKVAQEDLIEVLPAYDAIIIRSATKVRKDLIDACPNLKVIARAGVGLDNIDVDYARDKGIAVFNTPAASSQSVAELVFTHMFNLARFVHRSNRELVASDANFKALKKAYSEGTQLRGKTLGIIGFGRIGQEVARIGIGMGMNVLASDPMVDEADIDIMLYATKSIRLTVTVETVSFEEVLAQSDFITFHVPSVGRALVGKDEIAQMKTGAFIINTARGGIADEDALLEALKSGKLGGAALDVFVNEPTPNPELLQHPNVSVTPHIGASTVEAQANIGRELADIILEHFGALD; from the coding sequence ATGATTAAGATTCTCGCCAATGATGGTATTCATCCAGATGGAAAGACATTGCTGGAAGAAGCCAACTACCAGGTGGACACCGACAAAGTAGCCCAGGAAGACTTGATTGAAGTACTACCTGCTTATGATGCTATCATTATCAGAAGTGCTACCAAAGTTCGTAAAGACCTCATCGACGCTTGCCCCAATTTGAAAGTGATTGCTCGTGCGGGTGTTGGACTTGACAATATCGATGTTGATTACGCACGCGACAAAGGCATTGCGGTATTCAATACTCCCGCTGCTTCTTCTCAGTCAGTTGCTGAACTGGTATTTACCCACATGTTCAACCTGGCACGCTTTGTGCACCGTTCCAACCGGGAATTGGTTGCAAGTGACGCCAATTTCAAGGCTTTGAAAAAAGCATACTCAGAAGGCACCCAGCTTCGTGGGAAAACCCTGGGTATTATTGGTTTTGGTCGTATCGGGCAGGAAGTCGCTCGTATCGGCATCGGTATGGGGATGAACGTTTTAGCTTCCGATCCTATGGTGGATGAAGCGGATATCGACATCATGCTCTACGCCACCAAGAGTATCCGCTTGACGGTTACTGTTGAAACCGTAAGCTTCGAAGAAGTACTGGCACAGTCTGACTTTATCACTTTCCACGTGCCTAGCGTAGGCCGTGCATTGGTAGGCAAAGACGAGATCGCTCAAATGAAAACGGGTGCCTTCATTATCAATACTGCCCGTGGTGGTATTGCTGACGAAGATGCTTTGTTGGAAGCGCTAAAGAGTGGAAAATTAGGCGGTGCTGCATTAGACGTTTTCGTCAATGAGCCAACTCCTAATCCAGAATTGCTCCAGCATCCCAACGTATCGGTCACTCCTCACATCGGAGCCTCTACCGTAGAAGCTCAAGCCAATATCGGCCGAGAACTGGCGGATATCATCCTTGAGCATTTTGGTGCCTTGGATTAA
- a CDS encoding GbsR/MarR family transcriptional regulator, with protein MTLDEGKQKFLQSWGALGSSWGINRTMAQIHALLLISPEALSADEIMEELQISRGNANMNIRALIDWGLVFKELKPGERKEFFVAEKDMWEVVKCIITQRKKRELEPMLRVLDELSGVADDSKQGEAFAEVIKDIKLFSSKADSTLDTLTKADSNWFVGTFMKMIR; from the coding sequence ATGACGCTAGACGAAGGCAAGCAAAAGTTTTTACAATCCTGGGGCGCACTGGGCTCAAGTTGGGGTATCAACCGTACCATGGCTCAGATCCACGCACTATTGCTCATCTCTCCCGAAGCACTCTCGGCGGATGAGATTATGGAAGAATTGCAAATCTCCCGTGGCAACGCCAATATGAATATTCGGGCGCTCATTGATTGGGGACTCGTTTTCAAAGAACTCAAACCCGGTGAACGGAAAGAGTTTTTTGTGGCAGAGAAAGACATGTGGGAAGTGGTAAAGTGTATTATCACTCAACGTAAGAAAAGAGAGCTCGAACCAATGCTGAGGGTGCTTGACGAGTTGTCAGGCGTTGCGGATGATAGCAAACAGGGAGAAGCTTTTGCGGAAGTTATCAAAGACATTAAACTCTTCAGTAGCAAAGCTGACTCTACGCTAGATACCCTCACCAAAGCCGACTCCAACTGGTTTGTAGGCACTTTCATGAAAATGATCAGGTAG
- the gcvT gene encoding glycine cleavage system aminomethyltransferase GcvT, with protein MQSTPLKDRHEALGARMAEFAGFYMPISYSGIKEEHFAVREKAGIFDVSHMGEFIVRGKEALDFVQYVTSNDASKLEIGQAQYSCFPNKEGGIVDDLLVYRLAEDNCSEGERAYMLVVNGANIEKDWRWLFELNTFDTRLINISDQTGLIAVQGPAATAIVQQLTTTDLSAIKYYTFTKGSVAGVDNVIISATGYTGSGGFELYADAEKIGILWDAVMEAGKDHGIAPAGLGARDTLRLEMGYCLYGNDLTDTTSPLEAGLAWITKLNKGEFIAKDFLLAQKEAGLKKRLVGFTLDDRRVPRHGYLIENSAGETIGEVSSGTQSPSLGHPIGMGYVPSEYRTPGTEVFIVAGQKRLSAKVAKLPFLNI; from the coding sequence ATGCAGTCAACTCCATTAAAAGATCGTCATGAAGCCCTGGGGGCACGGATGGCAGAATTTGCAGGTTTTTATATGCCTATTTCTTACAGTGGTATCAAAGAAGAACACTTTGCCGTAAGAGAAAAGGCAGGTATTTTTGACGTTTCGCACATGGGCGAATTCATCGTAAGGGGCAAGGAAGCCTTGGATTTTGTTCAGTACGTCACCTCTAATGATGCCAGTAAACTGGAAATCGGACAAGCTCAGTATTCCTGTTTTCCGAATAAGGAAGGCGGTATCGTTGACGATCTGTTGGTCTATCGACTGGCAGAAGACAACTGCTCAGAAGGAGAACGCGCTTACATGTTGGTGGTGAATGGTGCCAACATTGAAAAAGACTGGCGTTGGCTCTTTGAGTTGAATACTTTTGATACCCGTCTCATCAACATTTCAGACCAAACGGGTTTGATTGCCGTGCAAGGCCCTGCGGCTACTGCGATTGTACAGCAACTTACGACGACTGACTTATCCGCCATTAAGTATTACACCTTCACCAAAGGTTCGGTAGCAGGTGTTGACAATGTGATTATTTCCGCAACTGGCTACACTGGTTCTGGTGGTTTTGAACTTTATGCCGATGCTGAAAAAATTGGTATCCTGTGGGATGCTGTTATGGAAGCAGGTAAAGACCATGGCATTGCCCCCGCTGGTTTAGGTGCCCGGGATACGCTACGCCTGGAAATGGGCTACTGCCTTTACGGCAACGACCTGACCGACACCACCAGCCCTCTGGAAGCAGGTCTGGCCTGGATCACCAAACTCAACAAAGGGGAATTTATCGCTAAAGATTTCCTCCTTGCTCAAAAAGAGGCCGGGTTAAAAAAGCGCCTGGTAGGTTTTACACTTGACGACCGCAGAGTGCCCCGCCATGGCTATCTCATCGAAAACAGTGCCGGGGAAACCATTGGCGAAGTGAGCAGTGGCACACAATCTCCAAGCCTGGGCCACCCGATCGGAATGGGGTACGTACCCTCGGAATACCGCACGCCAGGCACCGAAGTTTTTATCGTTGCTGGCCAAAAACGCTTATCTGCCAAAGTAGCAAAATTGCCTTTTTTGAACATTTAA